From Streptomyces sp. NBC_00683, one genomic window encodes:
- a CDS encoding RICIN domain-containing protein, which translates to MPLNRRQLMTGALATAAATTAGGRWATTATAAGGKAPAARGGHYSPNAAPLHPTAFLKLPPGQVTARGWLAGQLRLQLDGLCGRYEEFSHFLDFDASGWVRPDRGGWEEVPYWLRGYADLAIVTGDATALAATRRWIDAILTTQQSDGFFGPKSLRTSLNGGPDFWPFLPLIQALRSWQEYSDDNRIIPFLSRFFRYMNAQGPGAFNTSWIALRWGDGLDSVFWLFNRTGDTFLLDLADKIHRYGADWGDNLVNLHNVNIAQGFREPAQYALRSGSPQDTQDTYGTYGKAMDQYGQFPGGGFAGDENARPGHGDPRQGFETCGIVEFMASHQLLTRITGDPLWADRCEDLAFNSLPASLDPSGKAVHYVTSANSVDLDNVPKSGRQFQNGFAMQAYLPGVDQYRCCPHNYGMGWPYFVEELWLATPDGGLAAAMYAACEVTAKVADGTEVTFTEVTGYPFTDTVSLSLSSPKSLRFPLVLRVPAWCTEPDIKVNGRSIAAPAGPAFTRIDRTWADGDKVTLRFPQRTGVRTWADNHGSVSVDRGPLTYSLRIGEDYRRIGGTEQFPEYEVHATSAWNYGLVLDGNGPSSSLRHHTLRAPGDNPFTLEGTPLTMTARARRIPEWTADGEHVVAPLQDSPARSAEPVEEVTLVPMGAARLRITSFPTADPQGTPWHADRWYRIGNLHSGKVLGVDGMSTADSAHVVQFGDTGTDDHLWRIVPNGDGWYRVLNRHSGKVLGVDTMSTADSAHVVQFADNGTDDHLWRIVPNGDGWYRVLNRHSGKVLGVDTMSTADSAHVVQFADNGTDDHLWQLL; encoded by the coding sequence ATGCCCCTGAACCGCAGACAACTCATGACCGGCGCCCTGGCCACAGCGGCAGCGACGACCGCAGGCGGCCGCTGGGCCACCACCGCGACCGCCGCCGGCGGCAAGGCACCGGCCGCACGCGGCGGCCACTACTCCCCCAACGCCGCTCCGCTGCATCCGACCGCGTTCCTGAAGCTGCCGCCCGGCCAGGTCACCGCACGCGGCTGGCTCGCCGGCCAGCTCCGGCTCCAGCTGGACGGACTCTGCGGCCGCTACGAGGAGTTCTCCCACTTCCTCGACTTCGACGCGTCCGGCTGGGTCCGCCCCGACCGGGGAGGCTGGGAGGAGGTCCCGTACTGGCTGCGCGGATACGCCGACCTGGCGATCGTGACCGGTGACGCGACGGCGCTCGCGGCCACCCGCCGCTGGATCGACGCCATCCTCACGACCCAGCAGTCCGACGGATTCTTCGGCCCGAAGTCCCTGCGGACCTCGCTCAACGGGGGTCCGGACTTCTGGCCCTTCCTGCCTCTGATCCAGGCCCTGCGCTCCTGGCAGGAGTACAGCGACGACAACCGGATCATCCCGTTCCTCAGCAGGTTCTTCCGCTACATGAACGCCCAGGGCCCCGGGGCCTTCAACACCAGCTGGATAGCGCTGCGCTGGGGCGACGGCCTCGACAGCGTCTTCTGGCTCTTCAACCGCACCGGCGACACCTTCCTGCTCGACCTCGCCGACAAGATCCACAGGTACGGTGCCGACTGGGGCGACAACCTGGTCAACCTGCACAACGTCAACATCGCGCAGGGGTTCCGCGAACCCGCCCAGTACGCCCTGCGCAGCGGCTCACCGCAGGACACCCAGGACACGTACGGGACCTACGGCAAGGCCATGGACCAGTACGGGCAGTTCCCGGGCGGCGGCTTCGCCGGGGACGAGAACGCCCGTCCCGGGCACGGAGACCCCCGGCAGGGATTCGAGACCTGCGGAATCGTCGAGTTCATGGCGAGCCACCAGCTGCTCACCCGGATCACCGGCGACCCGCTGTGGGCGGACCGCTGCGAGGACCTCGCCTTCAATTCGCTGCCCGCCTCACTGGACCCGTCGGGCAAGGCGGTCCACTACGTCACCAGTGCCAACAGCGTCGATCTGGACAACGTCCCCAAGAGCGGCCGGCAGTTCCAGAACGGCTTCGCGATGCAGGCGTACCTGCCGGGCGTCGACCAGTACCGCTGCTGCCCGCACAACTACGGGATGGGCTGGCCGTACTTCGTCGAGGAGCTCTGGCTGGCCACTCCGGACGGCGGCCTGGCCGCGGCGATGTACGCGGCCTGCGAGGTCACCGCGAAGGTCGCGGACGGAACGGAGGTCACCTTCACCGAGGTGACCGGCTACCCGTTCACGGACACCGTCTCGCTCTCCCTGAGCTCACCGAAGAGTCTCCGCTTCCCCCTGGTGCTCCGGGTTCCCGCCTGGTGCACGGAACCCGACATCAAGGTCAACGGGCGCAGCATCGCGGCGCCGGCGGGCCCCGCCTTCACCCGCATCGACCGCACCTGGGCCGACGGCGACAAGGTCACCCTGCGCTTCCCCCAGCGCACCGGTGTACGCACCTGGGCGGACAACCACGGCTCGGTGAGCGTGGACCGCGGCCCGCTCACCTACTCGCTCCGGATCGGCGAGGACTACCGGCGCATCGGTGGCACCGAACAGTTCCCGGAGTACGAGGTCCACGCCACCAGTGCCTGGAACTACGGGCTCGTCCTGGACGGGAACGGGCCGTCGTCCTCGCTGCGCCACCACACACTGCGTGCGCCCGGGGACAACCCGTTCACGCTCGAAGGCACCCCGCTGACCATGACCGCCCGGGCACGAAGGATCCCGGAGTGGACCGCGGACGGCGAGCACGTGGTGGCGCCCCTGCAGGACAGCCCGGCACGGAGCGCCGAGCCGGTGGAGGAGGTCACCCTCGTCCCGATGGGTGCCGCCCGGCTCCGCATCACCTCGTTCCCCACCGCGGATCCGCAGGGGACGCCGTGGCACGCCGACCGCTGGTACCGGATCGGCAATCTGCACTCGGGCAAGGTCCTGGGCGTGGACGGCATGTCCACGGCCGACAGTGCCCATGTCGTCCAGTTCGGCGATACCGGCACCGACGACCACCTCTGGCGGATCGTCCCCAACGGCGACGGCTGGTACCGCGTCCTCAACCGCCACTCCGGCAAGGTCCTCGGCGTCGACACCATGTCCACCGCCGACAGCGCACACGTCGTCCAGTTCGCCGACAACGGCACCGACGACCACCTCTGGCGGATCGTCCCCAACGGCGACGGCTGGTACCGCGTCCTCAACCGCCACTCCGGCAAGGTCCTCGGCGTCGACACCATGTCCACCGCCGACAGCGCACACGTCGTCCAGTTCGCCGACAACGGCACCGACGACCACCTCTGGCAGCTGCTCTGA
- a CDS encoding AbfB domain-containing protein, whose amino-acid sequence MNSVRVTGRGPWWRRLAAAIGLPALVATALVGVGAAPSGAAAAAWTPKPSPMTTPWTDQVPVDSPLPEYPRPQLTRPDWANLNGIWDFAVTGRDAGQPAAFPDQIRVPFVAESALSGIKRRITENDKLWYKRSFTVPSNWNGRRVELNFGASDWETTVWVNGTRVGAHKGGYDSFAYDITPQLNGGANTVVVSVYDPTQTGGQAVGKQRINDVNPHPGGGIFYTAASGIWQTVWLEPVAASHITRLDMTPNLGSSTLRVKVQAASAGSRSARVTVSSGGTVVGSATGTPGSEISVPVPNPRLWSPDDPYLYDVRAELLDGTAVVDAVGSYAGMRSIAVAKVDNILRPVLNGKFVFQSGTLDQGYWPDGIYTAPTDAALRSDLQAHKDLGFNMVRKHIKVEPQRWFYWADKLGLLVWQDMPAMDTGKTPDGAARTQWEAEYHAIIDQHRSSPSVVMWVNQNEGWGQYDQARIANEVKAYDPSRLVNNMSGVNCCGSVDGGNGDVVDNHIYVGPGNTAPTATRAAVLGEFGGLGYKVPGHEWYPGGGFSYEDQASISALNNRFVGLLDSIRVGQLPAGLSASVYTEITDVENEANGLLTYDRQVVKVDTARVKAANQALIQTSKTPAPPVTLPTGQYKSLRVTTPGHTNKYLRHQQQLAYTAVVDAAGSALLKSDATWKIVTGLANSNCYSLESRNYPGEYLRHQDFRVRRDANDGSALFKADATWCAVAGTGGVRLSSANLPGSYLRHIDSEVWLASPGGGHAWDNPATFTEDTTWAVDAPWAP is encoded by the coding sequence ATGAACTCCGTACGAGTAACGGGCCGCGGGCCCTGGTGGCGCAGATTAGCCGCCGCAATCGGGCTGCCGGCCCTTGTCGCCACCGCACTGGTGGGCGTCGGCGCGGCACCCTCCGGTGCCGCTGCCGCGGCGTGGACACCGAAGCCCTCCCCCATGACCACGCCCTGGACCGACCAGGTGCCCGTGGACAGCCCGCTCCCCGAGTATCCGCGCCCCCAGCTCACCCGCCCGGACTGGGCCAACCTCAACGGCATCTGGGACTTCGCGGTGACGGGCCGGGATGCCGGGCAGCCCGCGGCGTTCCCCGATCAGATCCGGGTCCCGTTCGTCGCGGAGTCCGCGCTCTCGGGCATCAAGCGCAGGATCACCGAGAACGACAAGCTCTGGTACAAGCGCAGCTTCACCGTCCCGTCCAACTGGAACGGCCGCCGCGTCGAGCTCAACTTCGGCGCATCCGACTGGGAGACCACCGTCTGGGTCAACGGCACCCGGGTGGGAGCGCACAAGGGCGGGTACGACTCGTTCGCGTACGACATCACGCCCCAGCTCAACGGCGGTGCGAACACCGTCGTGGTCTCCGTGTACGACCCGACGCAGACCGGCGGCCAGGCCGTCGGCAAGCAGCGGATCAACGACGTGAACCCTCACCCGGGCGGCGGGATCTTCTACACCGCCGCCTCCGGCATCTGGCAGACCGTCTGGCTGGAGCCCGTCGCCGCCTCGCACATCACCCGGCTGGACATGACGCCGAACCTCGGCAGCAGCACCCTGCGGGTGAAGGTTCAGGCGGCTTCCGCGGGCTCGCGCAGCGCGCGGGTCACCGTCTCCAGCGGGGGGACCGTGGTGGGCAGCGCGACCGGAACACCGGGCTCGGAGATCTCCGTGCCGGTGCCGAACCCCAGGCTGTGGAGCCCGGACGACCCGTATCTGTACGACGTGCGCGCCGAACTGCTCGACGGAACAGCCGTGGTGGACGCGGTGGGCAGCTATGCGGGCATGAGGTCGATCGCGGTGGCGAAGGTCGACAACATCCTGCGGCCGGTCCTGAACGGGAAGTTCGTCTTCCAGAGCGGCACGCTCGACCAGGGCTACTGGCCCGACGGAATCTACACGGCGCCGACCGACGCCGCCCTCAGGTCGGATCTGCAGGCGCACAAGGACCTCGGGTTCAACATGGTCCGCAAGCACATCAAGGTCGAACCGCAGCGCTGGTTCTACTGGGCCGACAAGCTGGGGCTCCTCGTCTGGCAGGACATGCCGGCGATGGACACCGGCAAGACACCCGACGGCGCCGCCCGCACCCAGTGGGAGGCCGAGTACCACGCGATCATCGACCAGCACCGCAGCTCGCCCTCCGTCGTCATGTGGGTCAACCAGAACGAGGGCTGGGGACAGTACGACCAGGCCAGGATCGCCAATGAGGTGAAGGCGTACGACCCGTCCCGGCTGGTCAACAACATGAGCGGGGTCAACTGCTGCGGTTCCGTCGACGGCGGCAACGGCGACGTGGTCGACAACCACATCTACGTCGGCCCGGGCAACACCGCGCCCACCGCGACCCGGGCTGCCGTCCTCGGCGAGTTCGGCGGTCTGGGATACAAGGTCCCCGGCCACGAGTGGTATCCGGGCGGCGGTTTCAGCTACGAGGACCAGGCGAGCATCTCCGCGCTCAACAACCGCTTCGTCGGGCTGCTGGACAGCATTCGCGTCGGCCAGCTGCCGGCCGGGCTGTCGGCCTCCGTCTACACGGAGATCACCGACGTCGAGAACGAGGCGAACGGGCTGCTCACCTACGACCGCCAGGTGGTCAAGGTCGACACCGCACGGGTGAAGGCCGCCAACCAGGCCCTCATCCAGACGTCGAAGACTCCCGCCCCGCCGGTCACCCTGCCCACCGGCCAGTACAAGTCGCTACGGGTCACCACGCCCGGCCACACGAACAAGTACCTGCGGCACCAGCAGCAGCTCGCCTACACCGCTGTCGTCGACGCCGCCGGCAGCGCGCTGCTGAAGAGCGACGCCACCTGGAAGATCGTCACCGGTCTGGCGAACAGCAACTGCTACTCGTTGGAGTCCCGCAACTATCCCGGCGAGTACCTGCGCCACCAGGACTTCCGGGTCCGGCGCGACGCGAACGACGGCTCGGCCCTCTTCAAGGCCGATGCCACCTGGTGCGCGGTCGCGGGTACGGGCGGGGTACGGCTGTCCAGTGCGAATCTGCCCGGCAGCTATCTGCGCCACATCGACTCCGAGGTATGGCTGGCCAGTCCCGGCGGCGGTCACGCCTGGGACAACCCGGCAACGTTCACCGAGGACACGACCTGGGCGGTGGATGCGCCCTGGGCACCGTGA
- a CDS encoding sugar ABC transporter ATP-binding protein produces MAPPEAVPQAPDAAVPTAAAVLEARSVSKRFPGVVALDDVSFSLRAGETHALVGENGAGKSTLIKVLTGVYRPDGGDLRMAGQPVRFARPFESQQAGISTIYQEVNLVPLMSVARNIFLGREPKNRLGLIDFARMHRETAELLDGFGVRVDPRRPLHTLGIGTQQMVALARAVSVNAQVVIMDEPTSSLEPREVETLFRVIETLRAQGIAVLYVSHRMDELYRICDRVTVLRDGRHIHTGDLADLDRMQLVSMMLGRDMAEVRRSGVTNFAAEGHEAARTPVLTATGLTSRHQLHDISLSLYAGEVLGLGGLLGSGRSETAKALSGALPLDAGELTVDGTALNRLTPAAAIRAGISLLPEDRKAEGIVPGLSVRENIVLAAMPRLSRAGVVSRAKQDRIVDIFMKRLRIKASSPEQKVGELSGGNQQKVLLARWLCLEPKVLLLDEPTRGIDVGAKAEVQSLIDDLALEGLAVLLISSDIEELIEGADRIVVLRGGAVAGELAGDEVAESRLLEVLADHAPAPGDKAPAAQEDPR; encoded by the coding sequence ATGGCACCACCCGAAGCAGTACCTCAGGCACCGGACGCGGCCGTGCCCACGGCCGCCGCGGTGCTCGAAGCCCGCTCGGTGAGCAAACGGTTCCCCGGCGTCGTCGCCCTGGACGACGTCTCCTTCTCCCTGCGCGCGGGGGAGACGCACGCGCTCGTCGGCGAGAACGGCGCCGGCAAGTCGACCCTCATCAAGGTCCTGACCGGTGTGTACCGGCCGGATGGGGGAGACCTGCGGATGGCGGGTCAGCCGGTGAGGTTCGCCCGGCCGTTCGAGTCCCAGCAGGCCGGCATCTCCACGATCTACCAGGAGGTGAACCTCGTCCCGCTGATGAGCGTGGCGCGCAACATCTTCCTCGGCCGCGAACCCAAGAACCGCCTCGGCCTCATCGACTTCGCCCGCATGCACCGGGAGACGGCCGAACTGCTCGACGGCTTCGGCGTACGCGTCGACCCGCGCCGCCCCCTGCACACCCTCGGGATCGGCACGCAGCAGATGGTCGCCCTGGCACGGGCCGTCTCGGTCAACGCCCAGGTCGTCATCATGGACGAACCCACCTCCTCGCTCGAACCGCGTGAGGTGGAGACCCTCTTCCGGGTCATCGAGACCCTGCGCGCCCAGGGCATCGCCGTGCTCTACGTCAGCCACCGCATGGACGAGCTGTACCGGATCTGCGACCGCGTCACCGTGCTGCGCGACGGCCGCCACATCCACACCGGCGACCTCGCCGACCTCGACCGGATGCAGCTCGTCTCGATGATGCTCGGCCGCGACATGGCCGAGGTCCGCCGCTCCGGCGTCACCAACTTCGCGGCGGAGGGACACGAAGCGGCCCGCACCCCGGTGCTCACCGCGACCGGCCTGACCAGCCGCCACCAGCTCCACGACATATCCCTGTCGCTGTACGCGGGCGAAGTGCTCGGCCTCGGCGGCCTCCTCGGATCGGGCCGCAGCGAGACGGCGAAAGCCCTGTCAGGTGCCCTGCCCCTGGACGCGGGCGAGCTCACCGTCGACGGCACCGCGCTGAACCGCCTCACCCCGGCCGCCGCCATCCGGGCCGGGATCAGCCTGCTGCCCGAGGACCGCAAGGCGGAGGGAATCGTCCCCGGCCTCTCCGTCCGCGAGAACATCGTGCTGGCCGCCATGCCGCGCCTCTCCCGGGCCGGTGTCGTCTCCCGCGCCAAGCAGGACCGGATCGTCGACATCTTCATGAAGCGCCTGCGGATCAAGGCGTCGAGCCCCGAGCAGAAGGTCGGCGAACTCTCCGGCGGCAACCAGCAGAAGGTCCTGCTGGCCCGCTGGCTCTGCCTGGAACCCAAGGTCCTGCTGCTCGACGAACCCACCCGCGGCATCGACGTCGGCGCCAAGGCCGAGGTCCAGAGCCTCATCGACGACCTCGCCCTGGAAGGCCTGGCCGTCCTGCTCATCTCCTCCGACATCGAGGAGCTCATCGAGGGCGCCGACCGGATCGTCGTCCTGCGCGGCGGAGCCGTCGCAGGCGAACTGGCGGGCGACGAGGTGGCCGAGAGCCGGCTGCTCGAAGTACTCGCCGACCACGCACCGGCGCCGGGAGACAAGGCCCCGGCCGCTCAGGAGGACCCCCGATGA
- a CDS encoding LamG-like jellyroll fold domain-containing protein yields MPRRSGHSGFFDEDDALIRQLARPRTLFRTLVCTAALLLPVGATLVPAAAAAPDAGTAAASAFTAEEPSTEVHGLKGEYFAMSAPGARDFAQLGAVALDPEINFPGLTGAFESATGKTEHTTARWTGQIEAPETGDYTFSAIGDNGFRLFIDDKPVIDHWVPDWDKEQTSSPVALKAGEPHTFRLEMFQDIGGANMFLRWSSAKLAKQIVPESAFTPPADFEVYPVALSVAEDGRKLQATFDNAVSDIEGVKDHLTVEADTTPMPVKSVSAVKGNPKAFIVTLDAAVQKNQQVRFAYDGKGGLKAGDETVPEISRRAKNLSTHRLITPWGEKVDRKNPLPEYPRPQQVRDDWKNLNGPWEFAGATAGEQPVFGKSLDERITVPYPVESQLSGLERHEDHMFYRKLVTVPKSWSVGKRSSDDRLKLNFGAVDYQARVWVNGKQVAEHTGGYTAFSADITDALKGSGPQEIVVAVTDTTGADQPTGKQSANPSGIFYTASSGIWQTVWMEPVAPAAVDSLTTTPDIDKGRLALKVNSEDASQAARITAVARDRKGKVVGTVTGPANSQLSLPVAKQHLWTPDDPYLYDLEVTLKDGRSEDTVDSYFGMRSFGVAEVGGYQKLVLNGKPFFSLAQLDQGFYPDGLNTAPSDSALVFDLKTQKDLGFNSVRKHIKVEPARWYYHADQLGLLVWQDFVSGNITGEKGQKAFLDQGAEMMEQLHNYPSIGAWIVFNEGWGEWDRTETGKITEKVQAADPSRVVNAHSGVNCCNSKGDSGKGDIIDHHDYNNTDPAFPDDTRAAMDGEHGGFTLRMPGHMWPGAPTAIYSGVADKDALTAKYVENTRTHYLAAAGAELSGSIYTQVTDLENELNGLWTYDRREIKVDPAKVRKINQEVIAAGAAAGERDELKGGGSWSLDENTGTKAADSGPNHKDLTLSEGTSWAPGVQGSALKFNGEGQYAETSGPVVDTTGDYTVSAWASLDALPGNYATLVSQDGRRQENPFYLQYGQGAFAFSTPGAHRARLEMKPELGHWYHVVGVRSGDEIKLYVDGKLAATAAAGTADVSTGALSVGRAKWSGANTDFWNGSVDQVKVYDKALTDQEVTALHDGEQP; encoded by the coding sequence GTGCCTCGCCGTTCGGGGCACTCCGGCTTCTTCGACGAGGACGACGCCTTGATACGACAACTAGCCCGCCCCCGCACGCTCTTCAGAACGCTGGTCTGTACGGCCGCGTTGCTGCTCCCCGTCGGGGCCACCCTGGTCCCGGCCGCCGCCGCGGCGCCCGATGCCGGCACCGCCGCGGCCTCCGCGTTCACGGCCGAGGAGCCGTCCACCGAGGTCCACGGCCTCAAGGGCGAGTACTTCGCCATGTCCGCCCCGGGCGCACGGGACTTCGCCCAGCTGGGTGCCGTGGCGCTCGACCCGGAGATCAACTTCCCCGGACTCACGGGCGCGTTCGAGTCGGCCACCGGCAAGACCGAGCACACCACGGCTCGCTGGACCGGACAGATCGAAGCACCCGAGACCGGTGACTACACCTTCTCCGCGATCGGCGACAACGGGTTCCGGCTCTTCATCGACGACAAGCCCGTCATCGACCACTGGGTGCCGGACTGGGACAAGGAGCAGACCAGCTCTCCGGTCGCACTGAAGGCGGGCGAGCCGCACACCTTCCGCCTGGAGATGTTCCAGGACATCGGCGGGGCCAACATGTTCCTGCGCTGGTCGAGCGCGAAGCTCGCCAAGCAGATCGTGCCCGAGTCCGCGTTCACCCCGCCCGCGGACTTCGAGGTCTACCCCGTCGCGCTGAGCGTGGCCGAGGACGGCCGGAAGCTGCAGGCAACGTTCGACAACGCTGTCAGTGACATCGAGGGCGTCAAGGACCACCTCACCGTCGAGGCCGACACGACGCCGATGCCCGTGAAGTCGGTGTCCGCGGTGAAGGGCAACCCCAAGGCGTTCATCGTCACGCTGGACGCAGCCGTCCAGAAGAATCAGCAGGTCAGGTTCGCGTACGACGGCAAGGGCGGCCTGAAGGCCGGCGACGAGACCGTCCCGGAGATCAGCCGCAGGGCGAAGAACCTCTCCACGCACCGGCTGATCACCCCGTGGGGCGAGAAGGTCGACCGCAAGAACCCGCTGCCCGAGTACCCCCGCCCGCAGCAGGTGCGCGACGACTGGAAGAACCTCAACGGACCGTGGGAGTTCGCGGGAGCCACCGCCGGTGAGCAGCCGGTCTTCGGCAAGTCGCTCGACGAGCGCATCACCGTGCCCTACCCCGTCGAGTCCCAGCTCTCCGGCCTCGAGCGCCACGAAGACCACATGTTCTACCGCAAGCTCGTCACGGTGCCCAAGAGCTGGTCGGTCGGCAAGCGGAGCAGCGACGACCGGCTGAAGCTCAACTTCGGCGCCGTCGACTACCAGGCGCGGGTCTGGGTCAACGGCAAGCAGGTCGCCGAGCACACCGGCGGCTACACCGCCTTCAGCGCCGACATCACCGACGCCCTCAAGGGCAGCGGCCCCCAGGAGATCGTGGTCGCGGTCACCGACACGACCGGCGCCGACCAGCCCACGGGCAAGCAGTCCGCGAACCCCAGCGGCATCTTCTACACCGCCTCCTCCGGTATCTGGCAGACCGTCTGGATGGAGCCCGTCGCGCCCGCCGCGGTCGACTCCCTGACGACCACGCCCGACATCGACAAGGGCCGCCTCGCGCTGAAGGTCAACTCCGAGGACGCCTCCCAGGCCGCCCGGATCACCGCCGTCGCCCGTGACAGGAAGGGCAAGGTCGTCGGCACCGTCACCGGCCCGGCCAACAGCCAGTTGAGCCTTCCGGTCGCCAAGCAGCACCTGTGGACGCCGGACGACCCGTACCTGTACGACCTGGAGGTCACCCTCAAGGACGGCCGCTCCGAGGACACCGTCGACAGCTACTTCGGAATGCGCTCCTTCGGCGTCGCCGAGGTCGGCGGCTACCAGAAGCTGGTGCTCAACGGGAAGCCGTTCTTCTCCCTCGCCCAGCTCGACCAGGGCTTCTACCCCGACGGCCTCAACACGGCGCCCAGCGACTCCGCCCTGGTCTTCGACCTGAAGACGCAGAAGGACCTCGGCTTCAACTCCGTCCGCAAGCACATCAAGGTCGAGCCCGCCCGCTGGTACTACCACGCGGACCAGCTGGGTCTCCTGGTGTGGCAGGACTTCGTCTCCGGCAACATCACCGGTGAGAAGGGCCAGAAGGCCTTCCTCGACCAGGGCGCCGAGATGATGGAGCAGCTCCACAACTACCCGTCGATCGGTGCCTGGATCGTCTTCAACGAGGGCTGGGGCGAGTGGGACCGCACCGAGACCGGAAAGATCACCGAGAAGGTCCAGGCCGCGGACCCCTCCCGTGTCGTGAACGCCCACAGCGGTGTCAACTGCTGCAACTCCAAGGGTGACTCCGGCAAGGGCGACATCATCGACCACCACGACTACAACAACACCGACCCGGCCTTCCCGGACGACACCCGCGCCGCGATGGACGGTGAGCACGGCGGCTTCACCCTGCGGATGCCCGGACACATGTGGCCGGGTGCCCCCACCGCGATCTACAGCGGTGTCGCGGACAAGGACGCCCTGACCGCCAAGTACGTCGAGAACACCCGCACGCACTACCTGGCGGCAGCCGGCGCCGAACTCTCCGGCTCCATCTACACCCAGGTGACCGACCTCGAGAACGAGCTCAACGGGCTCTGGACGTACGACCGCCGGGAGATCAAGGTCGACCCGGCCAAGGTGCGGAAGATCAACCAGGAGGTCATCGCGGCCGGTGCCGCAGCAGGTGAGCGCGACGAGCTCAAGGGCGGCGGCAGCTGGTCCCTCGACGAGAACACGGGCACCAAGGCCGCCGACAGCGGACCGAACCACAAGGACCTCACCCTCTCCGAGGGGACGTCCTGGGCACCCGGAGTGCAGGGCTCGGCGCTGAAGTTCAACGGCGAGGGCCAGTACGCCGAGACCAGCGGTCCTGTCGTCGACACCACCGGCGACTACACCGTCTCGGCCTGGGCCTCGCTCGACGCCCTCCCGGGCAACTACGCCACCCTCGTCAGCCAGGACGGCCGGCGCCAGGAGAACCCGTTCTACCTCCAGTACGGACAGGGTGCGTTCGCCTTCTCCACACCGGGCGCCCACCGCGCCCGGCTCGAGATGAAGCCCGAACTCGGCCACTGGTACCACGTGGTCGGCGTACGCAGCGGTGACGAGATCAAGCTGTACGTCGACGGCAAGCTCGCCGCCACCGCGGCGGCCGGCACCGCCGATGTCAGCACCGGCGCGCTGTCCGTGGGCCGCGCCAAGTGGTCGGGCGCGAACACCGACTTCTGGAACGGCTCCGTCGACCAGGTGAAGGTGTACGACAAGGCGCTCACCGACCAGGAGGTGACCGCGCTCCACGACGGCGAGCAGCCGTAG
- a CDS encoding ABC transporter substrate-binding protein: protein MMTQRRSRTLAAACLLAATATLAVSGCSKSETSDNAGGDSSQGAQAAKTPEASSGAGCSLKTYGAPELDLKNAVVGFSQSEKEANPFRIAETQSIKDEAAKIGVKKLLVTNAQSQLSKQISDIQDMLSQGAQFLIVAPLNSDGLEPALKAAAAKKVPVLTIDRKVNSTACKDYVAFLGSDFVEQGKRAADAMIKATGGKAKVAILLGASGNNVTTDRTKGFVDQIKAKAPGIEIVAQQTGEFARDKGQQVMEQLIQSKPDITAVYAENDEMGLGAVTALKAAGKKPGKDVKIVSVDGTRNAVQALVNGEYNAVIESNPRFGPLAFATAQKFYGGEEIPENVIISDREYDDTNAKESLGGAY, encoded by the coding sequence ATGATGACCCAGCGTCGATCCCGTACCCTCGCCGCGGCCTGCCTGCTCGCCGCCACCGCCACGCTGGCCGTTTCCGGCTGCTCGAAGTCGGAGACCTCGGACAACGCGGGCGGTGACAGCAGCCAGGGAGCCCAGGCGGCCAAGACCCCCGAGGCCAGTTCCGGTGCCGGCTGCTCGTTGAAGACCTACGGCGCGCCCGAACTGGACCTGAAGAACGCCGTGGTCGGCTTCTCCCAGTCGGAGAAGGAGGCCAACCCCTTCCGTATCGCCGAGACCCAGTCCATCAAGGACGAGGCCGCGAAGATCGGTGTCAAGAAGCTGCTCGTCACCAACGCGCAGTCGCAGCTCTCCAAGCAGATCAGCGACATCCAGGACATGCTCTCCCAGGGCGCCCAGTTCCTGATCGTCGCCCCGCTCAACTCCGACGGTCTCGAGCCGGCGCTCAAGGCAGCCGCGGCGAAGAAGGTCCCGGTCCTCACCATCGACCGCAAGGTCAACTCCACGGCCTGCAAGGACTACGTGGCCTTCCTCGGCTCCGACTTCGTCGAGCAGGGCAAGCGCGCCGCCGACGCGATGATCAAGGCGACCGGCGGCAAGGCCAAGGTCGCCATCCTCCTCGGCGCCTCCGGCAACAACGTGACCACCGACCGCACCAAGGGCTTCGTCGACCAGATCAAGGCCAAGGCGCCCGGCATCGAGATCGTCGCCCAGCAGACCGGCGAGTTCGCCCGTGACAAGGGCCAGCAGGTCATGGAGCAGCTCATCCAGTCCAAGCCCGACATCACCGCCGTCTACGCGGAGAACGACGAGATGGGCCTCGGCGCCGTCACCGCGCTGAAGGCCGCCGGCAAGAAGCCCGGCAAGGACGTCAAGATCGTCTCCGTCGACGGCACCCGCAACGCCGTGCAGGCCCTGGTCAACGGCGAGTACAACGCCGTCATCGAGTCCAACCCGCGCTTCGGCCCGCTGGCCTTCGCGACCGCCCAGAAGTTCTACGGCGGCGAGGAGATCCCCGAGAACGTCATCATCAGCGACCGCGAGTACGACGACACGAACGCCAAGGAATCGCTCGGCGGAGCGTACTGA